In the genome of Streptomyces fagopyri, the window GGTCCGGACGACGTGAGTCTCGGCGCCCTGTTCCGCCCTCTCAGCGAGGCACGTCCCGTCACGATCGCGCTGCTCGAAGGCCGGGCTCGCGGCGCCGGCGCCGAGTTCCTGTACGCGTGCGACATGCGGTTCGCTTCCCTCGAACGCGCCGTCATCGGCCAGCCCGAGGTGGGGACCGGGGTCTTCACCGGCGCGGGCGCCGTCCAGCATCTCGTGCGACTCGCCGGCCGCGGTCAGGCCATGCAGATGATCCTGAGCTCGGAGGACGTCGACGCACGGGAGGCCGAACGCATCGGCGTGGTCAACAAGGCCGTCACGGACGGGGAGTTGACCTCTCATGTGGAGCGGCTCGCGGAGCGCATCGCCGGATTCCCCGAAGCGGCCGTACGACTCGCCAAGCGCCGCATCAACGCGGCCGGCCTCGCGCCCAGGGAGGACGTCCACGTCGACGGCAGCCTGTTCCAGGTCCTGGCGGGCGACAGCGCCGTCGCCGCCCGGATGGGCGCCCTGATGCGGCGCGGGTTCCAGGAGCGGTCCCACACCGAGTACGAACTCGGCACGGTCATCGGTGAACTCTGAGAACACCGAGCCCCGAACCGGCGGGCATCCGTCACGGCCCGTGCCGGCGGGCCCCGCCGCGGGCCGCCGGGAACGGACGGCCGCCCCGGTCCTCACGCGCCACCGCCCGGCGCACACGCGGTGCACCGGGCGGTGTCGGGCCTGTCCCCCCGTCAGGCCGGCAGGTGGAACTGCTGGTTGGTGCCGCCGGCGCAGGTCCAGATCTGCAGCCGGGCCCCGTTGGCCGTCGACTTGTCGGTGACGTCGAGGCACTTGCCGGACACCGGGTTCACCAGGATGTCGCCGCTGCCGCGCTGCCAGACCTGCGCGCCGGTGCCGTTGCAGTCGTACAGCTGAACCTTGGTCCCGTTGGCGGTACCCGCCGCGGTGAGGTCCATGCACTTACCGAGGCTGCGGATGGTGTTGTCCGATCCCACGGTCCACTGCTGGGCGGCGGTCCCGTTGCAGTCGTACAGCTGGACGGCGGTGCCGTTGGCGCTGCTCGCCGAGGCGACGTCCACGCACTTGCCGCCGAGGCCCGTGATCTGGCCGGTGGAGCCGGTGGGCGGCGGCGGAGTGGTACCGCCGGTCAAGGTGTTGAAGGTGCTGGAGAACTGCCAGGCGCTCTGCGGGGTGCCACTGCAGGTGTCGGAGAGCTGCCCGTTGGTGGCACACGCCTTGTCGCGGCCGAGCGCCCAGAAGGCGAGCTCCTGGATGCCCTTGGACTTGGCGAAGTTGGTGAGCGTGGTGGCGTTGCCGGTGGTGAAGATCTCGCTGACGTCGTCATTGACGCCGATCATCGGGGTGTTGCCCTCCATCGCCCACAGCTGCGCGTCGGACTTCTCCGGCCAGATGGCGCCGAGCTGGGAGCGCAGGGCGGTGGCGGCGTCGGTGGCCGCCTTGCCCATGTCCCGCGTTCCGTCGTAGTAGTCCATCGTCATGATGTTGACGAGGTTGACGTTGAGACCGTTGCTCTTGGCGTTGGACAGCAGTTTCGTCGCGTCGCCGTCCAGGCCGGACGACGTGGCAGGCACGGTGTACTGGACGTCCAGTTTGCGGCCCGCGGCGGCGTACTCCTGCTGGAGCTGGGCGAGTGCCTTGTTCCGCCGGTCGTTGGCCGCGGTGTCGGCGATCGCGCTTCCCTCGATGTCGAAGTCGACGCGGGTGAGGTTGAGGGTGTCGATGACCTTCTTGTACTGAGCCTTGAGCGAGGTCACGTTCGTACAGGCCAGTGCCTCTTCGGTGCCGGAGGCTCCGCCGAAGGAGGCGATGACGTCGCCGCCCGCGCCCCGCAGGGAGTTGATCGCGGAGGTCCAGCCGGCGTCGGTGACGGGGGTGTCTCCGTTGAACATGGCGTTGCAGCCGCCGCCGTCGATGACGAAAGCGAGCGTGAAGTACTTCAGGCCCGTCGCGTTGCGGACGCTGGTCATGGCCGAGGGCGAGTTCCATGTCTCGGCGTACGGCGCGGCGTAGTGGGCGGGGAAGCCGGGGCCGGGGTTGGCGGCGGCGCTCGCGGAGCCGCCTGCGGCGACGACGGCGGTGGCGGCCATCGCGAGGACGGCCGGAGCGGTGGCGAGGGCCCTGACGGCGGATCTGATCACAAGACGGCTCCTGTCATGAGCGCGGGGGCGCGATGATGCGGGGGGGTGCCGTGAGTGGAGCAGCGGGGACGGAACGGCAGTTCATGTCGCTGACATCGATTCCGCCACATGAACACCCGATGAGCGATGACGGTATGGACTAGACCAGCTTCGCGTCAATACCCTTGAATCCGGGAAGAGTTCGGACGAGCGTGGCGACCGCCGCTGCCGGCTCCGGCCCGCACGTCGCGGGACGGGGCCCGCACATACCGCCGGTCCGGGACAGGTACCGGACCACCCGGACAGCGGCTGGACCATGCCTCCTCGACCGTCCGATCAGTTGGACGGCCGTGCGTGTCCGATGGGTGATCACCGATGCGGCGTGGAAGCGGATCGCGCCGCGGACGCGTGCGGCGTGGAAGCGGATCGCGCCGTTGCTGCCCGTGGCTCGGATGCGGTCCGTGCGGCGGGCCGGCCGGGCGACGGTCCGCACGGTGCGGCGCGGGACCGTTCGCTCGGGTGCCGGCCGATCCGGGCACGGCGACCGTCGAGCGGCCGACGGACGAGCTTCGCCCCGGCATCCGCGCGGCGCGAGAGACCCCGGGAGAGGGTGGCACGCTCGACGCCCGTTCGGGCCCGGCCGGCGAGAGAGACCTTCGGGCTCCGCGATCGCGTCGCCGGTCCGGTGGGACATCCGCCGGTGCCGGCGCCCCGTACCCGCACTCGTACGCGGCGCGCCGCCCTTCGCGAGAAGCCGGTCGGTTCCCCTGAGCGGCCGATAAGAAAGGGCAAGGAGCACTCGCTCTCCTTGCCACTCTCAAGATATAGCGCGCCGGGGGGCTTGCCGCAAGGCCCCGGTCACGGCGCAGAATCGTCGGCCGATGCCACAACCAGCGGAAACGGGAGCACGACGTGCGTGTGCTGTCGTCGACGCACGGGGGACGCCGTGACGTCGGGCCAGTGGTCGGACCGGCAGTGCGGTTGCGGGGCCCGGCGCGGAGACGCGGGGCCCCGGCCGGGCGGAGTGGCCGGCCGATTCGTCAGAGGGAAGGCAACCAGGATGAGGACGTGCTCGACAAGTGGTTCGACGGAGTGGGAGGCGCCGGTGACGCGATCGGCCACCATGGTGGAACGGAGCACGGCTGCCTCGGAGGTTTCGCAGTGATCGAGCAGTACGTGTTGGATCTTCAAGAGGTCGACGAGACGCAGGTCGCGGTCGTCGGCGGCAAGGGCGCGCACCTGGGCGCCCTGTCGCGGATCGAGGGCATCCGCGTGCCCGGGGGCTTCTGCGTGACGACGGACGCCTTCCGGCTGGTCATGGCGCAGGCGCCGTCCATCGGCGACCGACTCGACGAGTTGTCGCGCGTGCACCCGGACGACCGGGAGGCGATCCGCACCCTCAGTGCGCGGATTCGCCGGACCGTCGAAGGGATCGCCGTCCCGGACGATCTCGCGGCGGCGATCACCGACGCGCTCGCGCGGCTCGGCGAGGGAGCCGCCTGCGCCGTCCGATCCAGCGCGACGGCGGAGGATCTGCCGACGGCCTCCTTCGCCGGCCAGCAGGACACGTACCTGAACGTCGTGGGGCCGGCGGCGGTCCTCCGGCACGTCAGCCGCTGCTGGGCCTCGCTGTTCACCGAGCGGGCCGTGACCTACCGCCGGCGGAACGGCGTCGACGATCGTACGGTCCACATGGCCGTGGTCGTGCAGCGGATGGTCTTCCCGCACGCGGCCGGCGTCCTGTTCACGGCCGACCCCGTCACGGGCAACCGGAAGGTCGCCACCGTGGACGCCGGCTTCGGCCTCGGCGAGGCCCCGGTCTCCGGCCTGGTGAACCCGGACGTCTTCACCGTGCGACACGGCGAAGTCGTCACCAGGGCGATCGCCGCCAAACGGCGTGCCGTTCAGGCCCTGCCGGCCGGCGGTACGCGGGAAGTGGCGATCGACCCGCGGCGACAGGAGCAGCCGGCGCTGACGGACGCGCAGGCCGTTCGGCTCGTGCGGCTCGGACGGCGGATCGAAGCGCACTTCGGCCGTCCGCAGGACATCGAGTGGTGCCTGGTCGACGACGGCTTCCACATCGTTCAGAGCCGGCCCATCACGACCCTGTTCCCCGTCCCCGAGGCCGGCGACCAGGAGAACCACGTCTATGTCTCCGTCGGTCATCAGCAGATGATGACCGACCCCATGAAGCCGCTCGGGCTCTCCGTGTGGCAGCTGACGGCCATGGTCCCGATGCACGCGGCCGGCGGGCGGCTGTTCGTCGACGTGACCCCTCGCCTGGCCTCGCCCGCGACCCGCGCGGCTCTCCTGGACGTCATGGGGAGGGGCGATCCGCTGGTCAGGGACGCGCTGGAGACCGTCCTGGACCGCGGTGACTTCGTTCCGTCTCTTCCGGACACGGGCCCCGGGGCTCCGCCGGCCGGCGGGGCCCCGGCCCCGATCGAGACCGATCCGGCCATCGTCACCGAGCTGATCGAGCGCAGCGAGGTGTCCGTCGCCGCCTTGGAGCGCGACATCCGGACGAAGACCGGACCGGCGCTCTTCGACTTCCTGCTGGATGCCTTCGAGGAGCACAGACGAGTCCTCGGTGATCCACTGAACTTTCAGGCGATCATGGCGGGGATGGAGGCCACGTGGTGGCTCAACGACAAGCTGTGGGAGTGGCTGGGCGAGAAGAACGCGGCTGACACGCTGACGCTGTCCGCCCCCGGCAACATCACGTCGGAGATGGGACTGGAGCTGCTCGACATCGCGGACGTGATCCGCCCGCATCCGGAGGTGGTGTCGTTCCTGCAAGGCGTCGAGGACGAGGGCTTCCTGGACGAGCTGGCGAAGCTCCCGGGCGGGACCGGAGCGCGCGACGCCCTGGAGACCTATCTCGACCGGTACGGCATGCGCTGCGTCGCCGAGATCGACATCACGAGGCCCCGTTGGCGCGAGCGCCCCACCACGCTCGTGCCCGTGATCCTGGACAACGTCAGGAACTTCGGACCGGGCGCCGCCGAACGGCGCTTCGAGCAGGGGCGGCAGAAGGCGCGGGAGAAGGAACAGGATGTGCTGTCGCGCTTGCGGTCCCTGCCGGACGGGGACCGGAAGGCCGACGAGGCCAAGCGGATGATCGACCGGGTCCGTACCTTCATCGGGTACCGGGAGTACCCGAAGTACGGCATCGTCAGCCGCTACTTCGTCTACAAGCGGGCCCTGCTGGAGGAGGCCGGGCGCCTGGTGCGGGCCGGCGTGCTTCCTGAGAAGGAGGACATCTTCTACCTCACGTTCCAGGAACTCCACGACGTCGCGCGTTCGCACCAGGTGGACGGCCGGCTCGTCCGGCGGCGCAAGGAGGCGTTCCGGTCGTACCACGCGCTCACACCGCCGCGGGTGCTCACCTCGGACGGTGAGGCCCTCTCCGG includes:
- a CDS encoding enoyl-CoA hydratase/isomerase family protein, which produces MSLGALFRPLSEARPVTIALLEGRARGAGAEFLYACDMRFASLERAVIGQPEVGTGVFTGAGAVQHLVRLAGRGQAMQMILSSEDVDAREAERIGVVNKAVTDGELTSHVERLAERIAGFPEAAVRLAKRRINAAGLAPREDVHVDGSLFQVLAGDSAVAARMGALMRRGFQERSHTEYELGTVIGEL
- a CDS encoding chitinase, with product MIRSAVRALATAPAVLAMAATAVVAAGGSASAAANPGPGFPAHYAAPYAETWNSPSAMTSVRNATGLKYFTLAFVIDGGGCNAMFNGDTPVTDAGWTSAINSLRGAGGDVIASFGGASGTEEALACTNVTSLKAQYKKVIDTLNLTRVDFDIEGSAIADTAANDRRNKALAQLQQEYAAAGRKLDVQYTVPATSSGLDGDATKLLSNAKSNGLNVNLVNIMTMDYYDGTRDMGKAATDAATALRSQLGAIWPEKSDAQLWAMEGNTPMIGVNDDVSEIFTTGNATTLTNFAKSKGIQELAFWALGRDKACATNGQLSDTCSGTPQSAWQFSSTFNTLTGGTTPPPPTGSTGQITGLGGKCVDVASASSANGTAVQLYDCNGTAAQQWTVGSDNTIRSLGKCMDLTAAGTANGTKVQLYDCNGTGAQVWQRGSGDILVNPVSGKCLDVTDKSTANGARLQIWTCAGGTNQQFHLPA
- the rph gene encoding rifamycin-inactivating phosphotransferase, which produces MIEQYVLDLQEVDETQVAVVGGKGAHLGALSRIEGIRVPGGFCVTTDAFRLVMAQAPSIGDRLDELSRVHPDDREAIRTLSARIRRTVEGIAVPDDLAAAITDALARLGEGAACAVRSSATAEDLPTASFAGQQDTYLNVVGPAAVLRHVSRCWASLFTERAVTYRRRNGVDDRTVHMAVVVQRMVFPHAAGVLFTADPVTGNRKVATVDAGFGLGEAPVSGLVNPDVFTVRHGEVVTRAIAAKRRAVQALPAGGTREVAIDPRRQEQPALTDAQAVRLVRLGRRIEAHFGRPQDIEWCLVDDGFHIVQSRPITTLFPVPEAGDQENHVYVSVGHQQMMTDPMKPLGLSVWQLTAMVPMHAAGGRLFVDVTPRLASPATRAALLDVMGRGDPLVRDALETVLDRGDFVPSLPDTGPGAPPAGGAPAPIETDPAIVTELIERSEVSVAALERDIRTKTGPALFDFLLDAFEEHRRVLGDPLNFQAIMAGMEATWWLNDKLWEWLGEKNAADTLTLSAPGNITSEMGLELLDIADVIRPHPEVVSFLQGVEDEGFLDELAKLPGGTGARDALETYLDRYGMRCVAEIDITRPRWRERPTTLVPVILDNVRNFGPGAAERRFEQGRQKAREKEQDVLSRLRSLPDGDRKADEAKRMIDRVRTFIGYREYPKYGIVSRYFVYKRALLEEAGRLVRAGVLPEKEDIFYLTFQELHDVARSHQVDGRLVRRRKEAFRSYHALTPPRVLTSDGEALSGAYRRDDVPAGALVGLPVSAGTVEGRARVILDMAEADLEAGDILVTTFTDPSWSPLFVAVAGLVTEVGGLMTHGAVIAREYGLPAVVGVEGATRLIRDGQRIRVHGTDGYVEILS